The Anaerolineales bacterium genomic interval CAACCAGGCTGGGTCAGGCACCGCCGGGCGCGCCAAGAGCCGGGTGCCGAAGAAATCCCGCGCCCGCAAGTCCGGTTCGACCGGGCGAAAGACAGCCTCCCGGAGCGGTCGCTAGGCATGCGGCGGGTGGGCGCCATCCTCAAGGGACTGATCCTGGCCCCGATCCGGGCGCTCCTCTTCCCGTTCCAGCGGTTCAACCGCTGGTTGTCACAGGAACCGGAAGAGACCGCCGCCGCCGAGGCAATCGGTCGAGCCTTTAGCCAGCCTGGCCTGCTGGTCGAACACCTGGCGGCGCTGCGCGGCCATCTGATCCGCTCGGCGGCTGTGTTCATGCTCGCCACCATCGCCGCTTTCGCCTTCGCGGCCTCGGTGGTGGATTGGATGGCGAAGCCAATCGGCGGGATCGGAGCCCTGCAGGCGATCGAAGTGACCGAGTCGGTTAGCGCCTTCATGCGCGTCTCGCTGATGTGCGGGGCGGTCATCGCCTTACCCTACATCGGGTTCGAGCTGTTCGCCTTCATCAATCCGGGACTGACCAAGCGGGAACGTACGGTTGTCCTGATCTCGGTGCCGCTCTCGCTCCTGCTGCTGCTGACCGGGATGGCCTTCGCCTACTACGTCATGCTGCCGGTGGCCCTGCCTTTCCTGCTCAACTTCATGGGCATCACCACCATCCCGCGTCCGTCTAACTACATCCGTTTCGTCACCGGCACGATGTTCTGGATGGGCGTCACCTTCCAGACCCCGCTGGTGGTGTACATTCTGGCGATGATCGGCTTGGTGACCGCCGGGGCGCTGCGGCGAAGCTGGCGCTATGCCATCGTCGGTATTGCCGTGCTAGCCGCAGCCATCACCCCAACCGTCGATCCAGTCAACATGGGCCTGGTGATGGGGCCGATGATCGTGCTGTTCTTCCTCAGCATCGGCATGGCGTCGCTGGCCGAGCGCTCCCGGCGCCGCCGCCAGGCTCGCCCCGAGGCCCCCTGATCTGACCCCCTTCGGCGCCGGACTCGCCGGACTTCCTGTCGCCCCGCAGCCATGATTTTCCCGGGTCCCAAGGCCTCGCGGCGC includes:
- the tatC gene encoding twin-arginine translocase subunit TatC, translating into MRRVGAILKGLILAPIRALLFPFQRFNRWLSQEPEETAAAEAIGRAFSQPGLLVEHLAALRGHLIRSAAVFMLATIAAFAFAASVVDWMAKPIGGIGALQAIEVTESVSAFMRVSLMCGAVIALPYIGFELFAFINPGLTKRERTVVLISVPLSLLLLLTGMAFAYYVMLPVALPFLLNFMGITTIPRPSNYIRFVTGTMFWMGVTFQTPLVVYILAMIGLVTAGALRRSWRYAIVGIAVLAAAITPTVDPVNMGLVMGPMIVLFFLSIGMASLAERSRRRRQARPEAP